A window of Nonomuraea angiospora genomic DNA:
AGGCCGCCGCCCGCTCCGCCGACTCCAGGTCCGTGACCTGCACGCCGGTCAGCACGGTGGCCTCGCTCTCGTTCGGCGTCACGATGTCGAGATACGGCCACACGTCTTCCGGCAACTCCTGGGCGGGCGCCGGGTCCAGGACCACGGTCAGCCCGGCCGCCGCGCCCTCCCGCGCCGCGTGGCAGGCGACCTCCGTCCGGATCTCGAGCTGGAGCAGCAGGACGCCGACCCGGTCGCGGACGCGCTCGATGCTCTCCGTGACCATCGCCTCGTCGAGGGAGGCGTTGGCGAGCGCCGTGATGACGATGTCGTTCTCGCCCGAGGCGTCCACCCGGATGTGGGCGACGCCCGTGCGGCCCTCGACCGTGCGGACCTCGGTGAGCGTGACGCCGTGCGTCTCCAGGCCGGACAGCACGATGTCGCGGAACGGGTCCTGGCCCACGCAGGCGGCCATCCAGGTCGGCGCGCCCGAGTGGGCCGCGGCCACGGCCTGGTTCGCGCCCTTGCCGCCGAGCACGAGGGTGAAGTCGTCGCCGAGCACGGTCTCACCGCGCCGCGGCAGCCGCCGGCTGAACGCCGTGACGTCCGCGGTGATGCTCCCGACGACGAGAACACCGGTGGGTTCCATGGGGGTTCCTCCAGATTCGGGGATGGGTGACCCGAGGGCACGGCCCATGCGCCGTGTCCTTGCGGGTGCGGGGTCGATCAGATCCCGGCGGGGTGCCAGACCGTCTTGGTCTCCATGAACGCGGTCATGCGTCTCGTCCCTTGGTCCTCCGCCGCGGTGAGCACGCGTTTGAAGTTCTCGGCCGCGGCCTGCTCGCAGGCCTGCTTCAGCTCGGGGGCCGCCACGCCGGTGAGGTCGAGCCCGTTGACGTCCATGTGCGCCGCCAGCCCCGGGGCCAGCTCGGCCTGGTGCCCGGTGAGGAGGTTCACCACCCCGCCCGGCAGGTCGGAGGTGGCCAGCACTTCGGCGAACGTGATCGCGGGCAGCGGCGCCCGCTCCGCGGCGACCACGACGCAGGTGTTGCCGGTGACGATCACGGGTGCGACGGCGGTGACGAGGCCGAGCAAGGGCTCGGCGGGCGCGATGACCGCGACCACCCCGACCGGTTCCGGCGAGGACAGGTTGAGGTACGGACCCGCGACCGGGTTGGCCGTCCCGCGCACGGCGGCGATCTTGTCGGACCAGCCCGCGTACCAGACGAGCCGGTCGACGGTGGCGTCCACCTGCTCCAGCGCCTGCTTGCGCGGGCCGCCGAGCTCGTCGGCGAACTGGGCGCGGCGGCCCTCCAGCATCTCGGCGACCCGGTAGAGGATCTGGCCCCGGTTGTAGGCGGTGGCGCCCGACCAGCCGGGGAACGCCTTGCGCGCGGCCACCACGGCGTCACGGGCGTCCTTGCGCGAGGCCCTGGCGGCGTGCTCCGTTCTGGTCACGGGGTAGGACCTCCCGCTCTCCGAGCGCGGGAACGCTCCACCGATGAAGAGCTTGTACGTTTTGCGCACGGTCACGCGTCGATCAGACATCGAGGTAGGCCTCCAATCCGTGCAAGCCGCCCTCGCGGCCGTATCCGGACTCCTTGTAACCGCCGAACGGCGAGGCCGGGTCGAACTTGTTGAACGTGTTGGCCCAGACGACCCCGGCCCGCAGCTTGTCGGCCATCCACAGGATGCGTGAGCCCTTCTCGGTCCAGATGCCGGCCGAGAGCCCGTACGGGGTGTTGTTGGCCTTCTCCACCGCCTCGGCGGGGGTGCGGAACGTCAGCACGGACAGCACCGGCCCGAAGATCTCGTCCCGGGCGATGGTGTGCGACTGCGCGACCCCGGTGAAGATCGTGGGCGGGAACCAGAACCCCCGCTCGGGCAGCTCACACGCCGGCGACCAGCGCTCGGCGCCCTCCGACTCCCCGACCGCCGACAGCTCGCGGATCTTGGCCAGCTGCTCGGCCGAGTTAATCGCGCCCACGTCGGTGTTCTTGTCCAGCGGGTCACCCACCCGCAGCGTGGCCAGCCGCCGCTTCAACGACGCCAGCAGCTCCTCCTGGACCGACTCCTGAACCAGCAGCCGCGACCCGGCGCAACACACGTGACCCTGGTTGAAGAAGATCCCATTCACGATCCCCTCCACCGCCTGGTCGATCGCGGCGTCCTCGAACACGATGTTGGCCGCCTTGCCGCCCAGCTCCAAGGTCAGCTTCTTGCCGGTGCCCGCCACCGCGCGGGCGATGATCCGGCCGACCTCGGTCGAGCCGGTGAAGGCCACCTTGTCCACCTCCGGGTGGCCCACCACGGCCGCGCCGGTCTCGCCCGCGCCGGTCACGATGTTCACCACCCCCGGCGGCAGCTCGGCCTGCCGGCAGATGTCGGCGAACCACAACGCGCTCAGCGGCGTCGTCTCGGCCGGCTTGAGCACCACCGTGTTCCCGCACGCCAGCGCCGGCGCGATCTTCCAGGCCAGCATCAGCAGCGGGAAGTTCCACGGGATCACCTGCCCGGCCACGCCCAGCGGCTTCGTGCCGAACCCGGCGTACTCCAGCTTGTCGGCCCAGCCCGCGTAGTAGAAGAAGTGCGCCGCCACCAGCGGCACATCCACATCGCGCGACTCGCGGATCGGCTTGCCGTTGTCGAGCGACTCCAGCACCGCCAGCTCACGCGCCCGCTCCTGGATGATCCGCGCGATCCGGAACAGGTACTTGGCCCGCTCCGCGCCCGGCAGCGCCGACCAGCCGCCGAACGCCTTACGGGCGGCTCGCACCGCCCGGTCCACGTCGTCGGCCGAAGCGGTGGCGACCTCGGCCAGCGTCTCCTCGGTGGCCGGGTTGACCGTCTTGAACGGGGCGCCCGCCCCGTCCACGAACTCGCCGTCGATGAACAGCCCGTACGACGCCTTGATGTCGACCAGGTCACGCGACTCGGGCGCGGGGGCGTACTCGAAGATCGCCATCATCAGTCCAGGGTGAAGTAGTCGGGGCCGGCATACCGGCCGGTGGCCAGCTTCTGGCGCTGCATCAGCAGATCGTTCAGCAGCGAGGAGGCGCCCAGCCGGAACCAGTCCGGCGACAGCCAGTCATCGCCGGCCGTCTCGTGTACCAGCACCAGGTTCTTGATGGCGTCCTTGGTGGTGCGGATGCCGCCCGCGGGCTTCACGCCCACCTGCCGGCCGGTCGCGTCACGGAAGTCACGCACCGCCTCCAGCATGATCAGTGTCACCGGCAGGGTCGCGGCCGGGGCCACCTTGCCCGTGGAGGTCTTGATGAAGTCGGCGCCGGCCAGCATCGCCAGCCAGGACGCGCGTCGCACGTTGTCGTAGGTGGCCAGCTCGCCGGTCTCCAGGATCACCTTGAGATGCGCCGGGCCGCACGCGGCCTTGACCGCCACGATCTCCTCGAACACCTTCAGGTACCGGCCGGACAGGAACGCGCCCCGGTCGATCACCATGTCGATCTCGTCGGCGCCCGCCGCCACCGCCAGCGCGGTGTCGCTCACCTTGACCTCCAGCGAGGAACGGCCGCTGGGGAAGGCGGTGGCGACCGAGGCGACCTTGACGCCGGTCCCGGCCAGCGCCTGGACGGCGACCTCGACCAGGTCGGGGTAGACGCACACGGCGGCCACCCGGGGTGCGCCACCGCCGGGGTGGACGGCCTTGGTGCACATCGCCCGCACCTTGCCGGCCGTGTCGGCTCCTTCGAGGGTGGTCAGGTCGACCATGGAGATGGCCAGGTCGATGGCCTGCGCCTTGGCGGTGGTCTTGATCGAACGGGTGCCGAGCATCGCCGCCCGCTGGTCCGCGCCGACCCGGTCAACCCCGGGCAGGCCGTGCAGGAAAGCTCGCAACGCCGCCTCGGAAGAGGCCACGTCCGCGAGCGAAGTGGTCGCTACGCTCATCGCGATCGGGTCTTTCTCGTGCGTGAGGGGGCCGGCCAGCCGCCCGGCGGGGCGGTGGAGGCGCGTTCGATCAGCTTGGTGTCCAGGACGACGCGGCTGGCGTTGCCGCCGGTCTCGTCGGGGTCGAGCCGGCGCAGCAGCAGGCGCATGGCGAGCACGCCCTGCTCGACCATCGGCCGGTCGATGACGGTCAGGGGCGGCTTGAGCAGCGGGCCGGTGTCCAGGTCGTCGAAGCCGATCAGGCTGATCTGGCCGGGGATGTCGATCCGCATGTCGTGCAGCGCCTTGAGCACGCCCAGCGTCATGAGGTTGTTGGCGGCGAAGATGGCGGTGGGCGGCTCGGGCAGCGACAGCAGGGACAGCGTGAGCTGGTAGCCGCTGTGCTCCTTGAAGTCGCCGACCAGGTCGTACTCGGGCGGCACCTCGACGCCCGCCTGGGCGAGCGTCCCGACGAACCCTTCGCGCCGCAGCCGCCCGGGGGTGGTGTCCAGGGTGCCGCTGATCGCGGCCACCTTGGTGTGCCCGAGGGCCAGCAGGTGCTCGGCCGCCTGCTTGCCGCCGCCCTCGTTGTCGACCAGCACGGCGTCGAACCGTTCGCCGCCCGCCAGATCGCGGTCCACGAACACCAGGGGCACGTCGGCGTCGCGCACGTGCAGCGGCGTCTGATCCTGCTCGGTGGCGGGGGCGAGGATGATGCCGTCGACCCTGCGCACCAGGTCCGCCAGCACGTCGTCCTCCTGCTCGCTGCTCTCGTCGCTGTTGGCGAGCAGGATGCGGTAGGGCTCCGTACGGGTGACGGACTCCATGCCCTTGACCACCGCGGCGAAGTAGGGGTTCGTGATGTCCGGGACGACGACGCCGATCGTGTTCGTGCGCCCGGACTTCAGCGACTGCGCCGCGGCACTCGGCCAGTAGCCCAGCTCGTCGATGGCGGCCTGGATCGCCTCGTACGAGCGCACCCGCTGGCCCCGCAGGAAGCGCGAGACCGTGGCGGGAGAGACCCCCGCCCGAGCTGCTACGTCATGGATGGTGACCAAGTGAGCTCCAAACTGAAATCGATGTCAGTGATGATGGCAGGATCTGGCCACGGAGTGTCAATGCCATGTTTCCAAGTCGTTACTTACTCGGACATTTGCCCAAATCAGAGCCCCGTCCGCCCGCTCTCCCCATGGACTGACTGAAACCGTTATCAGTAGAACGGGCTTGACGGAAACATCGGATGTAGTGGCACTCGCCGGCGCGGCAGCAGATCCCCTGGAGTCCCCGTCCGGCACTCCCGCCCGTGACCGCCACAGCCGCCAGGGCCTGGGCTGGGAGAGCAGCTTCGGGCCGGGCCGCGCGACTGATTCGCAACTCAGGAAACCCTTGACCACATCCGATGTTTCGCCTACGTTACCCGCAAGTCGACAGTTGCGAAATCTTTCGCACAGCGCCTACACGACAGAGGGTGTCACGGATGTCCGATTCCCGTATCGACGAATTCCGGCAGCGCAGGTTCGGCCTGTTCATCCACTGGGGGCTCTACGCGCTGGCCGCCCGCCACGAGTGGGTCAAGCAGCGCGAGCACATGTCCGACGAGCAGTACCAGCGCTACTTCGAGCGCTTCGACCCCGATCTGTACGACCCCGACGCCTGGGCCGAGGCCGCGCAGCGCGCGGGGATGCGCTACACCGTGCTGACCTCCAAGCACCACGACGGCTTCTGCCTGTGGGACTCGGCCCTGACCGACTACTGCGTGAGCGGCACCCCGTACGGCAAGGACCTGATCGGCCCGTTCGTCGAGGCGTTCAGGGGCAGGGGCCTCGGGGTCGGGTTCTACTACTCGCTGCTGGACTGGCATCACCCGGACTTCCCGATCGACGGGCTGCACCCGTCGTACGTCGAGGGCGGCACGTTCCCCGACCGCGATGTCACGAAATATGCGGACTATCTGCATGGGCAGGTCGAGGAGCTGCTCACCCGCTACGGCCCCATCGACACGCTGTGGTTCGACTTCTCCTACGCCGGCCGGGTCAAGCAGGGCAAGCCGGTCTACGGCGGCAAGGGCAAGGCCGAGTGGCGCTCGGAGGAGCTGGTCGACAAGATCCGCCGCATCCAGCCGGACATCCTCATCAACAACCGGCTGGAGCTGCCGGGCGACTTCACCACGCCGGAGCAGTTCCAGCCCCCCGCCCCGCTGTCCACGGTCTGGGAGGCCTGCCAGACGCTGAACGGAAGCTGGGGCTACGACCGGGACAACAAGGCGTGGAAGTCGCCCGGCCTGCTGATCCGGATGCTGATCGACTCGGTCTCCAAGGACGGCAACCTGCTGCTCAACGTGGGGCCCAACGGCCGGGGCGAGTTCGAGCCCCGGGCGCTCGACACGCTGCGGGAGATCGGCGACTGGATGCGGCTGCACGGCCGGTCGATCCACGGGGCGGGGACGAGCCGGTTCCAGGCTCCCGAGCACTGCCGCTACACCCAGCGCGGCGACCGGCTCTACGTGCACGTCTTCTCCTGGCCGTACCGGCACCTGCACCTGCCGGGGCTGGCGGGCAAGGTCCGCTACGCGCAGCTGCTCAACGACGCCTCGGAGATCCGCATGTGGGCGCCCGACCCGAAGGTCGACAACGGGAACGTCAACTTCTTCACGATCCCCGAGGGCACCCTCACCCTCGAGCTTCCCGTGGAGCCGCCGGACGTGGCCGTCCCGGTGATCGAGCTCTTCCTCTGAAAAGGCTGAAAGGCGATACCCCCCATGGACAACCCCCTGCGCGGCCTGAACACCGCCGGCCTGAACCGGCGCCAGCTGCTCAGCCTCGCCGCCATGGCCGCGGCGGCCGTACCCCTCACCGCCTGCGGGAGCGGCGAGCGCACCCGCCAGGCCGGCCCGGCCTCCTCGGCGTCCGGCGACTCCGCGGTCATCAACCCGGACCGGCCGGAGAGCGCGCTGTTCCCCTACGCCGAGGCGGAGAAGCTCTTCGACTCGCTGCCCTGGCCCAAGACCGACGTGCCGGAGCCCACGTCCAAGGTCACCGTCACCGTCGCGATCATCCCGGGCCAGCGGCACGAGGTGCGGCACGCGCAGTTCGCCAAGTTCATCAAGAAGCGGCATCCGAACATCGAGATCAAGGTGGAGGTCACGCCGTTCGACGACTTCCGCACCAAGTACCTGACGGGCGCCGCCAGCGGCGTGCTGCCCGACATCATGTACTCGCAGTTCCAGTGGGGGCAGAGCTTCATCAAGAACAACCTGTACCTGCCGCTGGACGACTACATCGCGGCCACGCCCGAGTTCAACCGCGCGGACTTCTCCAAGGCGGCGCTCAGCTACTGGGAACGTGACGGCAAGCTCTACGCGCTGGGCACCGACTCGGCGCCCAAGCTGCTCTTCTACAACAAGGAGATCTTCGAGAAGGCGGGCGCGAAGGTCCCCGACGCCTCCTGGACCTGGGACAAGCTCATGGAGGCGGCACGCGGGCTGGTCTCGGGCACGGGCGCGCAGAAGGTCTTCGGGTTCACGCCGGTGCCCAAACCCACCAGTGACCTCACCGCGACGTTCCTGCTCGCCCACGGCGGCCGCTACCTGACGGCCGACGAGACCAGGTGCGTGATCCAGGAGCCGGCCAGCCGCGACATCCTCAAGCGCTGGATCGACCTGCTGATCAAGGACAAGGCGATGCCCGACCTGGCCGAGACGCAGGCGACGGCGAAGGTGGAGCCGTTCACGCTGGGCCGGGGCGCCCTGTACGTCGGCGGCGCGTGGAACATCGTCACCCTGCTCACCCTGCCCGCCGAGCAGCAGTTCGAGTGGAGCCTGACGCACGTGCCCAGCGGTCCCGAGGGCCGGTTCACCCCGGTCCTGGGCAGCGCCTTCGGCATCACCAGCAGGACGCGCAACCCCGAGGCGGCGTGGATCGTGCTCAACTCCCTGCGCTCCTACGCCGGCCACCGGTTCTTCCTCGACACCCCGCCGTCGCGGCTGTCGGCGTTCGAGGAGAACCTCCAGGACCTCAAGCTCGACAAGGAGGTGATCGACACCACCAAGGACTCGCTGCACAAGTACGGCACCAGCGACGGCGTGCTGCGCCTGCCCGCGACGCCCAAGCTCGAGGACCTGACCAAGCCGATCTGGGAACGGGTCATGTCGGGGTCGCTGTCGGTGGACGAGGGGCTCAAGCAGGTCGCCGAGCGGGTCACGCCGATGCTCGCGGAGAACGTCTGATCATGGCCGCCTCCCCGCTCGCCCGGCGCGAGGCCCGCCGGTTCCACCTGTTCGCCCTGCCGTGGAGCATCGGCTTCGTCTTCTTCACCGGCGGGCCCATCGTCGTGTCGCTGGTGCTCAGCTTCACCCGCTACGAGCTGCTGGAGTCCCCGCGGTGGGTGGGCCTGGACAACTACGCCCAGCTGCTGCGCGACCCCGACTTCTGGATGGCGACGCGGAACACCGTGTACTTCGGCGCCGCCTCCGCCGCGGCCGGTGTCGTCTACAGCCTCGCCGCGGCGCTGCTGCTCAACATCAAGGTGCGCGGGCAGGCGATCTTCCGGACGATCATCTACATGCCGTCAGTGATCTCCGGCATCGCCACCGCCCTCCTCTGGATCCACGTGCTCCATCCCGACTACGGCCTGGTCAACTACCTGATCGGCCTCGTGGGCGTGCAGGGGCCCGGGTGGTTGACCGACGCGAGCTGGGCGATCCCCGGCCTGGTCATCATGACGACCTGGACCACCGGGAACGCGATGATCATCTTCCTGGCCGGGCTGCAGGGCGTGCCCGCCTCGCTGTACGAGGCCGCGCACATCGACGGCGCCGGCTGGTGGAGCAGGTTCAGGCACGTGACGGTCCCGATGATGTCGCCGGTCATCTTCTTCAACCTGGTCGTGGGCTTCATCGGCAGCCTGCAGGCGTACCAGCTCATCCTGTTCATGACCGACGGAGGGCCGGCCAACTCCACCCTGGTCCTGGGCCTGTACGTCTACCGCTACGCCTTCAAGTACTTCGAGATGGGCTACGCCTCGACGATCGCCTGGGCGCTGTTCTTCCTCGTCATCGTGTTCACCGTGATCCAGTTCGGGCTCGCGCGCCGCTGGGTCCACTACGAGGTCAAGTAGGTCACGAGATGGCAATCAAGGTCCTGCCCGCACAGGCCCGCCCGGTGGCGAAGCGGCCCGTCGCCCCCGCCCAGGCCGAGCGGATCCGCCGGGTCCAGCGGCTGACGGCCTACGCGCTCCTCGTCCTGGCCTCGGCGGCCAGCCTGCTCCCGCTGCTGTGGATGCTGACCACCGCGCTCAAACCGGCCGGAGCCGTGCTGGAGTTTCCGCCGAGGTTCCTCCCCGACGTCTTCACCTGGTCCAACTTCCCCGACGCGTGGACGAGCCTGCCCTTCAACACCTTCCTGGTCAACAGCGTCGTGGTGACCACGCTGTCGATCGTGGGCAACCTCATCTCCTGCATCCTGCCCGCCTACGCCTTCGCGCGGCTGCGCTCGCGGATGCGCGGCATGGCCTTCACGCTGATGCTGGGCACGATGATGATCCCCGCACAGGTGGTCATCGTGCCGAGGTTCCTGCTGTTCTCCCAGCTGGACCTGGTGGACACCTTCTGGCCGCTGTTCCTGCCCAACTTCTTCGGCACCGCGCTGTACATCTTCCTGCTCAGGCAGTTCTTCACCACGATCCCGCAGGAGCTGGTGGAGGCGGCGCGCATCGACGGCGCGGGAGAGCTGCGGATCCTGTGGCGGATCATGATCCCGCTGTCCAAGCCGGCGATCGCGACCGTGACGCTGCTGTCGTTCGTCGGGGCCTGGGGCGAGTACATCGATCCGCTCATCTACCTGCGCTCCACGGAGAACTACACGATCCCGCTCGGCATCTCGCTGTTCCGCGGCCAGTACTCCGACGACTACAACCTCATGATGGCGGTGTCCATACTCGCCCTGGTCCCGGTCATCGCGGTGTTCCTGGCGGCGCAGAAGTACTTCATCAGGGGGATCATGCTCACCGGCATGGCGGGCAGGTAGGACACCGTTTGCGAAACATGGCGAAAACTGGCGGCGTTCCGGAGCGCCACGCCCGTCACTCCGCCCACGCCTCCTTGCCGGTGGTGACCGGGCCGCCGGTCTTCGCCGACTCCCCGATGGCCAGGCTGAGCAGGTGGTCCTGGCAGGCCTCGGCCAGCGGGTACGGCGGTGGCCCCTCCTGGCGGGCCCAGGCGCCCGTGCGTTCGAGGAGGTCCGCCACCGCGATGTCGTCGTCCGACCGGGACGCGCCCTCGAACGGGTTGCGGTAGACCACCCGCCCGTCGAAGCTGATGTGCTTGAGGTCGCGCAGCTCCAGGTTGAGGTCGACGCCGGTGTCCCGCCGGATCAGCGCGGACTCCACCGGCGTCGTGGGGTCGACCAGCCGGATCACCCGGTCGTCGACCAGCTCGCCGATCGAGCCGCGCACCACGATGCGCCGCGTCCGCAGGGGATTCCACCACTGGTTGTCGGTGAAGTCGTACAGGCCCATCCTGCCGCCGAAGTCGAGGGTGGCGATGGTCGTGGTCAGCCGCTGCGGCGTGTCGTCGCCGCTCCACCCGCCGAACCCCAGCGGGTCGGCGAGCGGCGCCTCGAACGCGCCGGCGCGCACCTCGGCGGCCTCGAACCCGATGCCCAGCAGGCCGCGGATCAGCGACACCGCGTGATAGAGGTGGGTCGAGGAGACCTGGACCGAGGTCGGCTCGCCGATCACGCCCTCCCGGACGAGCGCCAGCCGGGCCGCGTGCCCGGGCATCAGCAGATACTGCTCGGCCACCTGGACCAGACCAGTGCCGCCCACGTCCCGCCACAACGAGCGCAGCCCGGCCAGGTCCGGCGCGGGTGGCGTCTCGGCGAGGACCGGGATCCCGTGCCCGGCCACCTCTCGGATCGCGTCCGGCATCGCGGCCCACGGCACCGCCGCGGCGAGGTAGTCGGGCCGCTCGTGCCGCAGCAGCTCGCCGATCGAGCGGAAGGCCGGCACACCCCATTCGGCGGTGACCTCTTCGGCCCGCTCCGCGCTGCGGGTCACGACGCCGCCGACCCGCAGCCGGTCCGGCATCGCCGCCGCCAGCCGCAGGAAGAACCGGGTCCGCCGCCCGCTGCCGATCGCGCCGAACGTCGTGGTCATGAAGCCGGGCCTCCTCGGGACGTACGGGATCGACTCCGGAACAGCGTACTCGGCGGCGCCGAGGCCATGATCGCCGTCTTCCGCATCTCCTGACTCTCCCGGGTCACAGATCTGTCAACCATAAATCTCGGCAAACCGTCGAACTGCTCCCCCACGGGCTCGCGTATCTCCCGGAGACCGGACTTCCACCCGGGTCATGAGACTTGTAAGGAGCAACAGCATGCGGAATCCGCTCGGGGGGAGACGACTCAGGTCGTGGCGAGCAGCCGTTTCCTTAGGGGGAAGCATCGCACTTGTCCTGACCGGCTCCTCACTGCCCGCGCAGGCGGGCACGGCGGCGGCGGCGCAGACCATCGTCTGCCCCAGCGTGGCGGACAAGCTCCCCGAAATACCGGCGGGGGCCAGGGCCGAAGTCGACAGGAACCTGGCCCTCCTGGAAACCCAGATCCAGGAGGCCAACAACCGCCTCGCCCGCTCAGCGGGAGAAGGAGGCCCCAACTTCGTCCAGAACGCCATCCTCGGCCCGCTGGCCGGCAAACGCGCCGCCACCCTGGACCGCATCGCGATCGCCATCGGCCGCACCGGTGGCCAGCGTCCCAACGGCCTCGGCAACCTGTCCACCTGCAGACTCACCGGCACTGCCAACGGCGGCAACAACGGCAACGGCGGGAATGAGGGCAACGAGGGCAACGGCGGGAACGGGGGTAATGGCGGCAACGGCTCCTCCCCCTCCCAGGCGCCGAGCCAGGGAACAGGGTCGGGGTCCGGGCAGACCATCGTCTGCCCCAGCGTCGCGGACAAGCTCCCCGAAGTGCCCGCGTCCGCCAGGGCCGAAGTCGACAGAAACCTGGCCCTCCTGGAAACCCAGATCCAGGAGGCCAACAACCGCCTCGCCCGCTCAGCGGGAGAAGGAGGCCCCAACTTCGTCCAGAACGCCATCCTCGGCCCCCTGGCCGGCAAACGCGCCGCCACCATCGACCGCATCGCCATCGCCATCGGCCGCACCGGCCAGCGCCCCACCGGCCTCGGCAACCTCGCCACCTGCACACTCGGCAACGGCGGGAACAACGGAAACGGCGGCAATAACGGCAACGGCGGAAATGGGGGCAACGGAGGCAACGGCGGCAACGGCTCGCCCAGCCCCGAGCCCAGCGGCGGTCAGGGCGACGGGAACGGCAACGGCAACGGTGAGGACCCCGCGAACGGCGTCGGACCGTTCGCCCAGGACTTCGTCGACATCCGGCAGGTTCAGCCGGGCCAGTCCAACCTCGCCGAGTTCGGGGCCGGCCGCAACGGCTCCCGCGGCACCTTCGTCGCCCAATGCGGAAGGAACGAGAACCGCCACAACAACTCGGACAACTTCATCGTCACCCCCGGCGTGAGCGACGGGGCGCACCACCTCCACGACTACGTGGGCAACCTGACGACG
This region includes:
- a CDS encoding carbohydrate ABC transporter permease; amino-acid sequence: MAIKVLPAQARPVAKRPVAPAQAERIRRVQRLTAYALLVLASAASLLPLLWMLTTALKPAGAVLEFPPRFLPDVFTWSNFPDAWTSLPFNTFLVNSVVVTTLSIVGNLISCILPAYAFARLRSRMRGMAFTLMLGTMMIPAQVVIVPRFLLFSQLDLVDTFWPLFLPNFFGTALYIFLLRQFFTTIPQELVEAARIDGAGELRILWRIMIPLSKPAIATVTLLSFVGAWGEYIDPLIYLRSTENYTIPLGISLFRGQYSDDYNLMMAVSILALVPVIAVFLAAQKYFIRGIMLTGMAGR
- a CDS encoding Gfo/Idh/MocA family protein gives rise to the protein MTTTFGAIGSGRRTRFFLRLAAAMPDRLRVGGVVTRSAERAEEVTAEWGVPAFRSIGELLRHERPDYLAAAVPWAAMPDAIREVAGHGIPVLAETPPAPDLAGLRSLWRDVGGTGLVQVAEQYLLMPGHAARLALVREGVIGEPTSVQVSSTHLYHAVSLIRGLLGIGFEAAEVRAGAFEAPLADPLGFGGWSGDDTPQRLTTTIATLDFGGRMGLYDFTDNQWWNPLRTRRIVVRGSIGELVDDRVIRLVDPTTPVESALIRRDTGVDLNLELRDLKHISFDGRVVYRNPFEGASRSDDDIAVADLLERTGAWARQEGPPPYPLAEACQDHLLSLAIGESAKTGGPVTTGKEAWAE
- a CDS encoding DUF1996 domain-containing protein, with the protein product MRNPLGGRRLRSWRAAVSLGGSIALVLTGSSLPAQAGTAAAAQTIVCPSVADKLPEIPAGARAEVDRNLALLETQIQEANNRLARSAGEGGPNFVQNAILGPLAGKRAATLDRIAIAIGRTGGQRPNGLGNLSTCRLTGTANGGNNGNGGNEGNEGNGGNGGNGGNGSSPSQAPSQGTGSGSGQTIVCPSVADKLPEVPASARAEVDRNLALLETQIQEANNRLARSAGEGGPNFVQNAILGPLAGKRAATIDRIAIAIGRTGQRPTGLGNLATCTLGNGGNNGNGGNNGNGGNGGNGGNGGNGSPSPEPSGGQGDGNGNGNGEDPANGVGPFAQDFVDIRQVQPGQSNLAEFGAGRNGSRGTFVAQCGRNENRHNNSDNFIVTPGVSDGAHHLHDYVGNLTTDGFSTDESLAAGGTTCQRGDLSAYFWPVLRDRTSNENADDEHGNIGRVLTARSVQLQFRGNASSQVTAMPRFLRLITGDAKAATNGGGNARAAWTCTGFQNRITDKYPLCPRGSQVVRILDFPSCWDGQNIDSANHRTHVVFPGQNGACPQGTQAVPQLRMTLAYSVPQGQSFAVDAFPEQKHNPITDHADFANVMPDNLMRVVVDCINRGRRC